The following are from one region of the Thiocapsa rosea genome:
- a CDS encoding cation transporting ATPase C-terminal domain-containing protein, whose translation MTRRLKQFARQITLFTYAPPMQAVFHTDGLDLDAWGLILGLSVFAFFAMVIEKGILRRLGIERM comes from the coding sequence TTGACGCGTCGGCTCAAGCAGTTCGCGCGCCAGATCACGCTCTTCACCTATGCCCCGCCCATGCAGGCCGTCTTCCACACCGACGGCTTGGATCTCGATGCCTGGGGGCTAATCCTTGGGCTCTCGGTCTTCGCCTTCTTCGCGATGGTGATCGAGAAGGGCATCCTGCGGCGTCTCGGGATCGAGCGCATGTAA